From a region of the Bacillota bacterium genome:
- a CDS encoding 4Fe-4S binding protein, whose translation MQAFEGGSRVFEITVDEKYCKGCHLCISECKQTVLTVSDKRGKTGSFLPIASKAENCIGCLRCEKICPDLAIMVKEVANR comes from the coding sequence ATACAAGCTTTCGAGGGGGGTAGCAGGGTGTTTGAAATAACGGTCGATGAAAAGTATTGTAAGGGTTGCCATCTATGCATTTCTGAATGCAAACAAACAGTATTGACCGTTTCCGACAAGAGAGGTAAAACGGGTTCTTTTCTTCCTATTGCCAGTAAGGCCGAAAATTGTATTGGGTGTTTAAGATGTGAAAAGATATGCCCCGACTTAGCTATCATGGTAAAGGAAGTGGCAAATCGATGA